One window from the genome of Polynucleobacter sp. MWH-Svant-W18 encodes:
- a CDS encoding alpha/beta hydrolase — protein MNSRTKIIHIDGIVGSIEMSIDLPDELKNDPTFVIRGLALVAHPHPLMGGTMDNKVAATMARAFNQLGFVSVRPNFRGVGGTAGVHDDGVGELEDLLHIAEWMRIPSSWAVLETTANQSWGASVNVLPLVVSGFSFGSFVGSHLVQRLIDLGRPAERLVMVGSAAGKWTLAPVPADTILIHGELDETIPLIDVLDWARPQELTVQVVPGADHFFHRRLHCIRNIITGAWLGMPDHRKQSLR, from the coding sequence ATGAATAGCCGTACAAAAATCATTCATATTGATGGCATCGTGGGTTCGATAGAAATGTCTATTGATCTTCCAGATGAATTAAAAAATGATCCAACATTTGTAATTCGTGGTTTAGCTTTAGTTGCACACCCTCATCCATTGATGGGGGGCACCATGGATAACAAGGTTGCGGCAACGATGGCGCGGGCTTTTAATCAGCTAGGCTTTGTTAGTGTGCGTCCGAATTTTCGTGGGGTTGGTGGCACTGCAGGTGTGCATGATGATGGTGTTGGAGAGCTAGAGGATTTGCTACACATTGCTGAATGGATGCGCATACCATCAAGCTGGGCTGTGCTTGAGACTACTGCCAATCAATCATGGGGAGCCAGTGTAAATGTGTTGCCACTGGTGGTTTCTGGGTTTTCTTTTGGTAGTTTTGTGGGGAGCCATTTAGTTCAGAGGCTGATTGATCTCGGTCGTCCAGCTGAGCGCCTAGTCATGGTTGGTAGCGCTGCTGGTAAGTGGACACTGGCACCCGTACCTGCAGATACTATTTTGATTCATGGTGAGTTAGATGAAACAATCCCATTAATTGATGTACTAGATTGGGCGCGCCCTCAAGAGCTCACAGTACAAGTGGTGCCTGGCGCAGATCATTTCTTCCATCGTAGGTTACATTGCATTCGCAACATTATTACGGGCGCCTGGTTGGGCATGCCCGACCACCGCAAACAATCATTGAGATAA
- a CDS encoding ferredoxin, producing MSMSFTHHLFFCLNQRSNGDNCCDLHNAFVLFDYAKNRVKELGLAGPGKIRVNKAGCLDRCAEGPVMVVYPEGIWYTFIDEEDIEEIIQSHLISGRPVERLQLA from the coding sequence ATGTCTATGAGTTTTACACACCACCTATTTTTTTGTTTGAACCAACGCAGCAATGGCGACAACTGTTGCGATCTACATAATGCATTTGTACTATTTGATTATGCAAAAAATCGAGTGAAAGAACTGGGTCTTGCAGGTCCCGGAAAGATTCGGGTGAATAAAGCGGGTTGCTTGGACCGCTGCGCAGAGGGTCCTGTGATGGTAGTTTACCCAGAGGGTATCTGGTATACCTTCATAGATGAGGAAGACATAGAAGAAATCATTCAATCCCATTTAATTTCTGGGCGCCCAGTTGAGCGCCTGCAGTTGGCTTAA
- a CDS encoding VanZ family protein encodes MDQKDQRPYKFVWPLQAMPLARVMSLSYALLIIYISLNPFDFDFQNGIDAWSWIDAPLPRFITLFDVSVNILAYIPFGFLLVFAAYPRWRNFVALGIALSLSAILAISVETLQSWLPTRVPSLMDWWANIFGGLLGGLLAIPLGPQWLSGSVVRRRFDQWFGLNWGACALFLLFPWSQIYPQSSWLGTGVWGHAIFGSIDWGTLVINQVVQETLITALCWLGVALLLSLGLRSKAPQWRILNGLLCLTVLIKILFTALQFGGEFSLIWLTAGALWGMVLASILLRWALRLGQGSKFWLALCCLGIATIAINVLPDNPYFIMNLRHWNQGRLLHFNDLMQWVSVVWLPIALTWMIYHVGEFNPQYRKR; translated from the coding sequence ATGGATCAAAAAGATCAGCGCCCCTATAAGTTTGTTTGGCCTTTGCAGGCCATGCCTTTAGCTAGGGTCATGAGCCTCAGTTATGCACTCTTGATCATTTACATCAGCCTAAATCCCTTTGACTTTGACTTTCAGAATGGCATTGATGCCTGGTCTTGGATAGACGCTCCTCTACCGCGATTTATTACTTTATTTGATGTTTCAGTCAATATCCTCGCATATATCCCGTTTGGTTTTTTGTTGGTATTTGCTGCTTATCCACGGTGGCGCAATTTTGTTGCTTTGGGGATTGCTCTAAGCCTCAGCGCCATTTTGGCGATCAGTGTAGAGACCTTACAGTCATGGTTACCCACCCGAGTACCCAGTTTGATGGACTGGTGGGCTAATATCTTTGGAGGTCTCTTGGGGGGCTTGCTAGCCATTCCATTAGGCCCTCAATGGTTATCAGGCAGCGTTGTACGACGACGTTTTGATCAATGGTTTGGATTGAATTGGGGTGCCTGCGCTCTTTTCCTACTATTTCCTTGGTCGCAAATTTATCCTCAAAGTTCTTGGTTGGGTACAGGTGTATGGGGCCATGCGATTTTTGGCTCGATTGATTGGGGAACCCTAGTTATCAATCAAGTAGTCCAAGAGACCTTAATCACTGCTTTATGTTGGCTTGGCGTCGCTTTGTTACTGTCTTTAGGGTTACGTTCCAAGGCCCCGCAGTGGCGAATTCTGAATGGACTGCTGTGTTTAACAGTGTTGATTAAGATCTTATTTACAGCCCTGCAATTCGGTGGCGAGTTTAGTTTGATCTGGCTGACAGCAGGCGCCTTATGGGGCATGGTGTTAGCAAGCATTTTATTGAGATGGGCTTTGCGCTTAGGTCAGGGAAGTAAGTTTTGGCTAGCTTTGTGCTGTTTAGGTATCGCCACTATTGCCATTAACGTCTTGCCGGATAATCCCTATTTCATCATGAACTTGCGGCACTGGAATCAAGGACGCTTGTTACATTTTAATGATTTGATGCAATGGGTTTCGGTAGTATGGCTACCAATCGCATTGACTTGGATGATTTATCACGTTGGCGAATTTAACCCGCAGTACAGAAAAAGATAA
- a CDS encoding biotin--[acetyl-CoA-carboxylase] ligase, whose protein sequence is MTANCILERVTETQSTNDDLLERWRAGELIDPVARLAHKQTAGKGRAGRSWFAKPGDSISFSLAYPFKRTPAEMTGLSLLVGMAVITGIAEALNLDSNVLHQAGLRLKWPNDLLLNNSKLGGILIEGGQAKAGDSTWMIIGIGMNLRNRAAIEAGLDNPSGLKISALDQLITAPAELPDTEYLWIKLIAALESALKQFDEVGFAPYQAQWKHWDAYTGQAVSISGIGKEPIHGISQGINETGALLLQQDNKTLVIHAGDVSLRAQS, encoded by the coding sequence ATGACTGCCAATTGCATCCTTGAACGCGTTACTGAAACTCAATCCACAAATGATGACCTCCTGGAGCGCTGGCGCGCGGGAGAGCTTATTGACCCCGTCGCTCGGCTTGCCCATAAGCAAACCGCAGGCAAAGGCCGGGCAGGGCGGAGCTGGTTCGCCAAGCCAGGCGACTCCATCAGTTTTTCATTAGCCTACCCCTTCAAAAGAACCCCCGCAGAAATGACTGGACTGAGTCTTCTGGTTGGAATGGCTGTCATTACCGGAATCGCAGAAGCCTTAAATCTTGATTCCAATGTTTTGCATCAAGCAGGCTTACGCTTAAAGTGGCCAAATGATTTACTTCTAAATAACAGCAAACTCGGCGGCATTCTCATAGAGGGCGGCCAAGCCAAAGCAGGCGATAGCACTTGGATGATTATTGGCATTGGCATGAACTTGCGCAATCGCGCTGCTATTGAAGCTGGACTTGATAATCCGTCTGGACTCAAGATAAGCGCACTAGATCAACTCATTACAGCGCCTGCAGAGTTACCCGATACGGAATATCTTTGGATCAAATTGATTGCAGCTCTAGAGAGTGCACTCAAGCAATTCGATGAAGTCGGTTTTGCCCCATACCAAGCACAATGGAAACACTGGGATGCCTACACTGGTCAGGCGGTGTCTATATCGGGTATCGGCAAAGAGCCCATTCATGGTATTTCACAAGGCATTAATGAAACCGGCGCATTACTATTGCAGCAAGACAATAAAACGCTCGTGATTCATGCGGGCGATGTATCCCTAAGAGCACAATCATGA
- a CDS encoding type III pantothenate kinase produces MSLYLLFDVGNTRLKWAAVESTQQPSDRQKKLWAYSGSISSKSLASPEHKAELTDYISKTLPKPDAIGFTCVAGSEAIENLKSLFPQWSDVLWQQLKGNSECAGLRTLYQDSSKLGADRWAAMIGARALSNTNTIVVNAGTATTIDLLGANGVHYGGWILPGLELMQKSLAGNTAALPLAVREGDSDGFGLSTNQAIIGGCDAAQIGAIQYAVALAKEMNCPVERIWLDGGNAQILAREMNKMKSQTSCAIEMTEGLVLRGIWAWLLQNL; encoded by the coding sequence ATGAGCCTTTATTTACTGTTTGATGTTGGCAATACACGCCTTAAATGGGCTGCAGTTGAGTCTACTCAACAACCCTCAGACCGACAGAAAAAGCTATGGGCTTACTCTGGATCGATTAGCAGTAAATCTTTAGCCTCGCCTGAACATAAAGCAGAGCTAACAGATTACATTTCGAAGACTTTACCCAAACCTGATGCGATTGGCTTTACTTGCGTTGCTGGTAGCGAAGCTATTGAAAATCTCAAATCACTTTTTCCACAATGGAGTGATGTCCTTTGGCAGCAGCTCAAAGGCAATAGTGAATGTGCGGGCCTGCGGACACTCTATCAAGATTCGAGCAAGCTTGGTGCCGATCGCTGGGCTGCAATGATTGGGGCACGCGCACTTTCAAACACCAATACCATCGTCGTTAATGCCGGCACCGCAACTACCATAGACCTTCTCGGTGCTAATGGAGTGCACTATGGTGGCTGGATATTGCCAGGACTTGAGCTGATGCAAAAGAGTTTAGCGGGTAATACAGCCGCACTCCCTCTGGCCGTGCGTGAGGGAGACTCTGATGGATTTGGTTTATCAACTAATCAAGCCATTATTGGTGGATGTGATGCTGCACAAATTGGCGCTATTCAGTATGCAGTCGCTCTAGCAAAAGAAATGAATTGTCCAGTTGAGCGAATTTGGCTTGATGGCGGCAATGCTCAGATTTTGGCTAGAGAGATGAACAAAATGAAATCTCAAACTTCCTGCGCAATAGAGATGACTGAGGGCTTAGTGCTACGAGGAATTTGGGCGTGGCTACTACAAAATCTCTAA
- the rfaE2 gene encoding D-glycero-beta-D-manno-heptose 1-phosphate adenylyltransferase, giving the protein MSTLPPPSFESKICPLDELASRVAKLPRPLVFTNGVFDILHRGHASYLAQARALGASLVVGVNSDSSVKMLGKGDDRPINSEADRQALLAALESVDMAVLFTEQTPVNLIEEIRPDIYVKGGDYEIDTLAETKLVKTWGGKAIAIPFLYERSTTSLLGKIRS; this is encoded by the coding sequence ATGAGTACATTGCCACCGCCCTCTTTCGAATCCAAAATTTGCCCCCTAGATGAACTGGCTAGCCGAGTGGCAAAACTACCTAGACCCTTGGTTTTTACTAATGGAGTGTTTGATATTTTGCATCGAGGTCACGCCAGTTATTTGGCACAGGCTCGTGCTTTAGGGGCAAGTTTGGTAGTGGGGGTGAACTCAGATAGCTCAGTAAAGATGCTGGGTAAGGGTGATGACCGACCTATTAATTCTGAAGCAGATCGACAGGCGCTGTTAGCTGCGCTGGAGAGTGTTGATATGGCAGTGCTTTTTACTGAGCAAACGCCAGTGAATTTGATTGAAGAAATTCGCCCCGATATTTACGTCAAGGGTGGCGATTATGAAATCGATACTCTAGCGGAAACAAAGTTAGTCAAGACCTGGGGCGGAAAAGCTATTGCGATCCCATTCTTATACGAGCGCTCTACGACAAGCTTGTTAGGTAAGATCCGCTCTTAG
- a CDS encoding glutathione peroxidase: protein MIWGSQTANAASSCSPLLSQTFLRLQDEVPQSLCQYQGKVILVVNTASFCGFTSQYEGLEKIYAKYKDQGFVVLGFPSNDFGQQEPGSNKEIADFCKNTYDVKFPMFAKSSVTGSNANPLFKMLIAKTGTTPKWNFYKYLIDRNGKVVDSYGSMTKPTSGSITSEIEKLLGEKSQ from the coding sequence ATGATCTGGGGTAGCCAAACTGCCAATGCAGCCTCCAGCTGTAGCCCTCTCCTCTCCCAAACCTTTTTGCGCCTTCAAGATGAAGTACCTCAAAGCCTTTGCCAATATCAGGGCAAAGTCATTTTGGTTGTGAATACTGCTAGCTTTTGCGGCTTTACCAGCCAATATGAAGGTCTGGAGAAAATCTATGCGAAATATAAAGATCAAGGTTTTGTAGTGTTAGGCTTCCCTTCCAACGACTTCGGACAACAAGAGCCTGGCAGCAATAAAGAAATCGCTGACTTTTGCAAGAATACTTATGACGTGAAATTTCCGATGTTCGCTAAGAGCTCAGTGACTGGTAGTAATGCGAATCCATTATTCAAAATGTTGATTGCGAAAACAGGCACAACACCTAAATGGAATTTCTATAAATATTTGATTGATCGTAATGGCAAAGTAGTGGATTCGTATGGAAGTATGACTAAGCCAACGAGTGGCAGCATCACTAGCGAAATCGAAAAGCTTTTGGGAGAAAAGTCCCAGTGA
- a CDS encoding NAD(P)/FAD-dependent oxidoreductase: protein MTKKRIAIIGAGISGLGCAYALRQHPEFEITLYEGGDHIGGHSNTVDLTCEINGQRVTHGVDTGFLVFNRKTYPRLVRLFEEIDAPKAPSEMSFSVSIDTSEKGQSHRNIEWAGNDLNSFFGQRSNLLSPSFWRMAYDILRFNQLATKLAQAQIEAGHLYKEPDESIANFLDRNRLSQSFRENYFLPMIGAIWSCSVEQMLQFPIQTMVRFCHNHGLLQIQNRPQWLTIKGGSREYVKRIVAALESHQVHILRESVVRVNASRDGSSQVEVISPSGSAWFDEVVMACHSDQTLDLVHGIAQQARNILAAIPYQKNRAILHTDEHFLPETKRCWAAWNYTAKAGIHTSAKQHVSVNYLINRLQPLPVELKDTQIIVSLNPSAEPNPKLIHQEIHYSHPVFDMNAIQAQKELPLIQGTGSIWYCGAWTGFGFHEDGLRSGELVAEALIESTHSPRQTHPEQDAH from the coding sequence GTGACCAAAAAAAGAATTGCCATTATTGGCGCTGGGATCTCTGGTCTTGGTTGTGCATATGCCTTAAGACAGCATCCTGAATTTGAAATCACCCTTTATGAGGGCGGCGATCATATTGGCGGACATAGCAATACGGTTGATTTGACTTGCGAAATCAATGGTCAGAGAGTGACACATGGTGTAGATACTGGGTTCTTGGTTTTTAATCGGAAAACTTATCCCCGCTTGGTACGTCTCTTTGAAGAGATTGATGCTCCTAAAGCGCCTTCTGAAATGTCTTTCTCGGTCTCCATCGATACATCTGAGAAGGGCCAGTCTCATCGAAATATTGAATGGGCTGGCAATGATCTCAATTCTTTCTTTGGTCAAAGATCTAACTTACTGTCTCCGTCTTTCTGGAGAATGGCATACGACATCTTGCGCTTTAACCAACTGGCGACAAAGTTGGCTCAGGCTCAAATTGAAGCAGGCCATCTTTATAAAGAGCCGGATGAATCGATTGCCAACTTTTTAGATCGCAATCGATTGAGCCAAAGCTTTAGAGAGAATTATTTTCTGCCAATGATTGGCGCTATCTGGTCTTGCTCTGTCGAGCAGATGCTGCAATTTCCCATCCAAACTATGGTGCGCTTTTGTCATAACCATGGTTTATTACAAATTCAGAATCGCCCTCAATGGCTAACCATCAAAGGTGGCTCACGAGAGTATGTGAAGCGCATTGTGGCAGCCCTCGAATCCCATCAAGTACATATCCTACGTGAGAGTGTTGTACGCGTGAATGCTTCACGAGATGGCTCCTCACAAGTGGAGGTCATTAGCCCCTCCGGGAGCGCCTGGTTCGATGAGGTAGTCATGGCATGCCATAGCGATCAAACCCTCGATCTCGTTCACGGCATAGCCCAGCAAGCCCGAAATATTCTGGCGGCCATCCCATATCAAAAAAATCGCGCCATTCTCCACACCGACGAGCACTTTCTTCCTGAAACAAAGCGCTGTTGGGCTGCCTGGAACTACACCGCCAAAGCGGGGATACACACTTCGGCAAAACAACACGTCAGCGTGAACTATTTGATTAATCGCTTACAGCCGCTGCCAGTGGAGCTCAAAGATACACAAATTATCGTGAGCTTAAATCCCTCAGCTGAGCCAAATCCAAAGTTGATTCATCAAGAAATTCATTACTCTCACCCAGTGTTTGATATGAATGCTATTCAGGCTCAAAAAGAGTTGCCGCTGATTCAAGGAACGGGATCTATCTGGTACTGCGGTGCTTGGACGGGCTTTGGCTTTCATGAGGATGGCTTACGCTCTGGCGAATTGGTTGCAGAAGCATTGATTGAGAGCACTCACTCGCCACGCCAAACCCACCCCGAGCAAGATGCACATTAA
- a CDS encoding DUF1365 domain-containing protein, which produces MSQAKINFGVVKHRRFRPAQNAFGYGVFTVSIPMRARKDNLKLLSQHGLKDNQLGLFSFFDKDHGTGAADSLQWIEQILHDNQIQNVDGEIWLQTFPRVLGYVFNPVSFWICTRADGQVQAVLAEVNNTFGERHCYLLAKPNGEALRSGETLTSQKVFHVSPFCDVRGDYHFRFLFPQDSNSGNHSVCRIELHEDGLPLINTSISGTSRPLSSSSLWLAFLRYPLMSLGVIFRIHWQALKLWLKGVPFHTKPHPPEFEVSK; this is translated from the coding sequence ATGAGTCAGGCCAAGATTAACTTTGGGGTTGTTAAGCATCGCCGCTTTCGGCCAGCACAAAATGCCTTTGGCTATGGTGTATTCACCGTATCGATCCCGATGCGCGCTAGAAAAGACAATCTGAAGTTACTCAGCCAGCATGGACTAAAAGACAATCAATTGGGCTTATTTTCTTTTTTTGATAAAGACCATGGCACGGGCGCAGCTGATAGCCTCCAATGGATTGAGCAGATCCTTCACGATAACCAAATTCAAAATGTTGATGGGGAAATCTGGCTGCAGACATTTCCTAGGGTACTAGGCTATGTATTTAATCCTGTGAGTTTTTGGATTTGTACTCGAGCAGACGGTCAAGTTCAAGCTGTATTAGCTGAGGTTAATAATACTTTTGGCGAGCGTCACTGCTACTTATTAGCTAAGCCTAATGGTGAAGCATTGCGCTCCGGAGAAACCTTAACTAGCCAAAAAGTATTCCATGTTTCACCGTTTTGTGATGTGCGAGGTGACTACCATTTTCGTTTCCTCTTTCCTCAGGATAGCAACAGCGGAAATCATTCAGTGTGCCGGATTGAGCTCCACGAAGATGGGCTCCCGCTCATCAATACCAGCATTAGCGGAACCAGCCGTCCCTTAAGCTCATCGTCTCTTTGGCTGGCTTTTCTTCGCTACCCCTTAATGAGTCTGGGCGTGATCTTTCGCATCCATTGGCAAGCATTGAAATTATGGCTAAAAGGTGTACCCTTTCATACAAAACCCCATCCACCGGAATTCGAAGTTAGCAAATGA
- a CDS encoding cyclopropane-fatty-acyl-phospholipid synthase family protein, with the protein MNRPGQSLLSRLNFVRPQNRAVKTSPSRVSTETLLRLLSKLSSGYLRMTLPDGKVREFGNPNDALHAEIHILNWAVFKQVLSHGDIGFAESYIRGEWNTPDLKAILELAIRNRQILEKAIYGSWYGSLLYRVRHWLRDNSKSGSRKNIHAHYDLGNAFYALWLDPTMSYSSAWFSGDEQQSLADAQRAKIRRILKSLQIKPGDHVLEIGCGWGGVMEEALQNNISITGLTLSTEQQAFAKDRLQKIQSAMAHPSTFEVRLQDYRDCQEQFEGIASVEMFEAVGEKHWPEYFQTIAKCLKAGGKACIQTIVIAEELFERYRHNTDFIQQYVFPGGMLPSRSSFKEYAAKAGLQIESEFAFGADYAKTLCLWRDAFNQKLSEIHRLGFDEAFIRLWNFYLMYCAAGFSERNIDVVQFTLSHKPPQASPDALSI; encoded by the coding sequence ATGAACCGTCCTGGACAATCTTTACTCTCGCGACTGAATTTTGTGCGACCTCAAAATCGAGCTGTAAAAACATCTCCATCTAGAGTCAGCACTGAAACACTATTACGCCTTTTGTCAAAGCTGAGTAGCGGTTATTTAAGAATGACTCTACCGGATGGCAAAGTCAGGGAGTTTGGCAACCCAAACGATGCCCTGCATGCTGAGATTCATATCTTGAACTGGGCAGTATTCAAGCAAGTGCTGTCTCATGGTGACATTGGCTTTGCTGAAAGTTATATCCGCGGTGAATGGAACACCCCGGATTTAAAAGCTATTCTGGAACTGGCAATTCGTAACCGTCAGATTCTCGAAAAAGCCATTTATGGCAGCTGGTATGGCTCACTGCTCTATCGCGTCAGACACTGGCTCAGAGATAACAGCAAGTCTGGCAGTCGTAAAAATATTCATGCCCACTATGATTTGGGCAATGCATTCTATGCGCTATGGCTTGATCCAACCATGAGTTACTCTAGCGCTTGGTTTTCGGGTGATGAACAACAATCTCTTGCCGATGCCCAGAGAGCAAAGATTAGACGTATCTTAAAATCACTCCAAATCAAACCTGGCGATCACGTCTTAGAAATTGGTTGTGGTTGGGGTGGCGTTATGGAAGAAGCCCTTCAGAACAATATTTCCATTACCGGCTTAACCCTATCTACTGAACAGCAAGCATTTGCCAAAGATCGTCTCCAAAAGATTCAGTCTGCAATGGCGCACCCGAGCACATTTGAGGTTCGACTCCAGGACTACCGAGATTGCCAAGAGCAATTTGAAGGGATCGCCTCAGTAGAAATGTTTGAGGCAGTTGGTGAAAAACATTGGCCTGAATACTTCCAGACGATAGCGAAATGCCTCAAGGCAGGTGGTAAAGCCTGTATTCAAACGATTGTGATTGCAGAAGAACTCTTTGAGCGCTATCGCCACAATACGGACTTCATTCAACAATATGTCTTTCCTGGCGGAATGCTACCCTCTCGCTCCAGCTTTAAAGAATATGCTGCTAAGGCAGGGCTTCAAATTGAATCCGAATTTGCTTTCGGAGCTGATTATGCAAAAACACTTTGCCTATGGAGAGATGCCTTTAATCAAAAATTATCTGAAATTCATCGCCTAGGTTTTGATGAGGCCTTCATTCGTCTCTGGAATTTCTACTTAATGTATTGTGCAGCTGGCTTTTCAGAGCGCAATATCGATGTCGTGCAATTCACTTTGAGCCATAAACCCCCACAAGCATCCCCTGATGCTCTGAGCATATGA
- a CDS encoding SDR family oxidoreductase produces the protein MKQKGISSFSGKRVWIIGASSGIGEACAKALLRAGAKIAISSRRAERLNQIASLGNAEQALVLPLDVTNQTQLENGYQSILNVWGGIDLLLFVSGIYIPLRADDFDIKAAEQTIDANLLGPMRAVGLVLPEMLKAHAGHIAIVGSVAGYSGLPKALAYGPSKAAIINFCEILYYDLLPQGVSVHMISPGFVATEATAQNDFEMPALISAEEAAAEILSGIQAGEFDIHFPKRFSRFLKFLRILPYPIYFWIVRRFAKI, from the coding sequence ATGAAACAAAAGGGTATTTCATCCTTCTCTGGTAAACGTGTTTGGATCATTGGCGCCTCCAGCGGAATTGGCGAGGCCTGTGCAAAAGCGCTTCTTCGCGCTGGTGCAAAGATTGCTATTTCGAGTAGAAGGGCTGAGCGCCTGAATCAAATTGCTTCTCTTGGGAATGCAGAGCAAGCATTGGTTTTGCCATTAGACGTAACCAATCAGACTCAATTGGAAAATGGCTATCAATCAATCCTCAATGTTTGGGGTGGCATTGATTTATTGTTATTTGTTTCCGGCATTTACATTCCACTAAGGGCTGACGACTTTGATATCAAAGCCGCAGAGCAAACAATTGATGCAAACTTATTGGGCCCAATGCGCGCTGTAGGACTTGTACTTCCCGAAATGCTCAAAGCCCATGCCGGCCATATTGCAATTGTAGGTAGTGTTGCAGGATACAGCGGCCTTCCTAAGGCCTTGGCCTATGGCCCAAGCAAGGCGGCAATTATTAACTTCTGCGAAATCCTCTATTACGACTTACTTCCTCAAGGGGTGAGCGTTCATATGATTTCACCGGGCTTTGTAGCAACCGAGGCGACCGCTCAGAACGATTTTGAAATGCCGGCCTTAATCAGCGCTGAAGAGGCTGCCGCTGAGATCTTGTCTGGAATTCAAGCGGGGGAATTTGATATCCACTTTCCCAAGCGATTTTCTAGATTCTTAAAGTTTTTAAGAATCCTGCCATACCCCATTTACTTTTGGATTGTGCGGCGCTTTGCAAAGATTTAA
- a CDS encoding thiol:disulfide interchange protein DsbA/DsbL, with amino-acid sequence MISFSKRIFIALSIFCLSGIVSAQSTKIEEGFDYRVLPNAQPLEVKGKVEVIEFFWYGCPHCYDFEPDLSAWVKRQPKDVSFRRVPVAFRDDFLPHSQFFYALEAMGKGDALNEKVMYAMHKENKRLLTESEIADWVASQGIDRNTFLATYRSFAIVSKARAAKQLTEAYRIDGVPTIVMQGKYVTSPSIAGSKAKAILVMDYLEDKIRKDKYKQ; translated from the coding sequence ATGATTTCATTTAGTAAAAGAATTTTTATCGCACTATCTATTTTTTGCTTAAGCGGGATTGTTAGCGCACAAAGTACAAAGATTGAAGAGGGTTTCGATTACCGTGTCTTACCTAACGCTCAACCTTTAGAGGTGAAGGGCAAAGTAGAGGTGATCGAGTTCTTTTGGTATGGTTGCCCACATTGCTATGACTTTGAGCCAGACCTGAGTGCTTGGGTCAAACGTCAGCCTAAGGATGTATCTTTCCGTAGAGTGCCAGTAGCATTTCGTGATGACTTCTTGCCGCACAGCCAATTTTTCTATGCCTTAGAGGCTATGGGTAAGGGCGATGCGTTAAATGAAAAAGTAATGTATGCGATGCATAAGGAAAATAAGCGTTTACTCACGGAATCTGAGATTGCTGATTGGGTCGCATCCCAAGGTATCGATCGCAATACTTTCTTAGCAACTTACCGATCCTTTGCGATCGTCTCAAAGGCTCGTGCAGCCAAGCAATTAACTGAGGCTTATCGCATCGATGGCGTACCAACAATTGTGATGCAGGGCAAATATGTCACCTCCCCATCCATTGCTGGCAGCAAAGCCAAAGCTATTTTGGTGATGGATTATCTTGAGGATAAAATTCGCAAAGATAAATATAAGCAGTAG
- a CDS encoding SPOR domain-containing protein encodes MKKPNQETGFIKSGNNAQYGGTILGFVLGLGAGLALAFGITFYLNKNTPQERPGVRAPNLPLTIKPSPSPAEGEVAAPAAPLDLNKPLQGKSPAAASSDPIGDLVNGKKPVDSPPTLAPAAAKSDAIYFLQAGAFVKRADADAQKANLAIQGIQAQLSEVTSDGNTLWRVRVGPFNSVEESNPVRDKLNGIGVKPTLIKSSKS; translated from the coding sequence ATGAAAAAACCGAATCAAGAAACTGGCTTCATCAAGAGCGGAAATAATGCCCAGTATGGTGGCACGATCTTGGGCTTTGTTTTGGGTTTAGGTGCCGGTCTAGCACTAGCCTTTGGCATTACTTTTTATTTAAATAAAAATACCCCCCAAGAAAGACCCGGTGTTCGGGCGCCAAATTTACCGTTAACGATTAAACCTTCTCCATCGCCAGCTGAAGGCGAAGTTGCTGCACCTGCAGCGCCATTAGATTTGAATAAACCTTTGCAAGGAAAATCACCTGCAGCAGCGTCCTCAGACCCTATTGGTGATTTGGTAAATGGAAAAAAACCGGTTGATTCTCCTCCTACCTTGGCACCTGCAGCAGCAAAATCAGATGCAATTTATTTCCTGCAGGCTGGGGCTTTTGTAAAGCGCGCTGATGCAGATGCGCAAAAGGCAAACTTAGCCATTCAAGGCATTCAGGCGCAATTGAGTGAAGTGACCAGCGATGGAAATACGCTTTGGCGTGTCAGAGTTGGTCCATTCAATAGCGTTGAAGAAAGCAATCCAGTGCGTGATAAGTTAAATGGCATCGGCGTCAAACCAACCCTCATTAAATCAAGTAAATCATGA